In a genomic window of Canis lupus dingo isolate Sandy chromosome 35, ASM325472v2, whole genome shotgun sequence:
- the HFE gene encoding hereditary hemochromatosis protein isoform X5, protein MGLFRSDKVQSTFLHQGRRPLRTDTSQGQRGPGRFHQQVLGIEESSSSGVSFPPTARKRIALARKFCLASPQPGRRLQGDLPAGPAPPPHAGGGSSGRAAAAEMSPGARRARLLLLLLLLLLFLLLQLPTVAAQRRPPLTKLGVSSESHTLQVILGCEVQEDNSTTGFWKYGYDGQNHLEFCPETLDWRAAEPKAQATKLEWEVNKIRAKQNRAYLQRDCPEQLRQLLELGRGVLDRQVPPLVKMTHHVTSAVTTLRCQALSFYPQNITMKWLKDRQPLDAEDVEPKDVLPNGDGTYQRWVALAVAPGEEQRYTCQVEHPGLDQPLTASWEAPMSGTLVVGIISGIAVCIIVLFTGILFRILRKRQASRGAMGDYVLAEYEENEARSVSQPARARGRFPAHQSDSDPSHTPLHPDG, encoded by the exons ATGGGACTATTTAGATCAGACAAGGTGCAGTCTACTTTCCTCCACCAGGGACGTCGTCCCCTTAGGACTGACACTTCCCAGGGACAGCGGGGTCCCGGAAGGTTTCACCAGCAAGTGCTTGGGATTGAGGAGAGCTCGAGTTCTGGAGTCTCTTTTCCCCCCACGGCCCGGAAAAGGATCGCACTGGCCAGGAAGTTTTGCCTGGCATCCCCGCAGCCCGGGCGGCGGCTCCAGGGTGACTTGCCGGccgggcccgcgccgccgccACACGCAGGCGGGGGCAGCTCGGGACGCGCGGCCGCAGCGGAGATGAGCCCCGGGGCGCGGCGCGCGcggctcctgctgctgctgctgctcctgctcctgttcCTGCTGCTCCAGCTGCCGACCGTGGCCGCGCAGCGGCGGCCTCCGC TAACGAAGCTCGGGGTATCGTCGGAGTCCCACACCCTGCAAGTGATCCTGGGCTGTGAGGTGCAAGAGGACAACAGCACCACAGGGTTCTGGAAGTATGGGTATGACGGACAGAACCATCTGGAATTCTGCCCTGAGACGCTGGACTGGAGAGCAGCGGAGCCCAAGGCCCAGGCCACCAAGCTGGAGTGGGAAGTGAACAAGATTCGGGCCAAACAGAACAGGGCCTACCTGCAGAGGGATTGTCCTGAGCAGCTGCGGCAGCTGCTGGAGCTGGGAAGAGGGGTTCTAGACCGGCAAG TGCCCCCTCTGGTGAAGATGACTCATCATGTGACCTCGGCAGTGACCACCCTCcggtgtcaggctctgagcttctACCCCCAGAACATCACCATGAAGTGGCTGAAGGACAGGCAGCCACTGGATGCCGAGGATGTTGAGCCTAAGGATGTGCTGCCCAACGGGGATGGGACCTACCAGAGATGGGTAGCCTTGGCTGTGGCccctggggaagagcagagataCACCTGCCAGGTGGAGCACCCAGGCCTGGATCAGCCCCTCACTGCCAGTTGGG AGGCCCCGATGTCTGGCACCCTGGTCGTTGGCATCATCAGTGGGATTGCTGTTTGCATCATCGTCCTTTTTACTGGAATTCTGTTCAGAATCTTAAGAAAGAGGCAGGCTTCAA GAGGAGCCATGGGTGACTACGTGCTGGCCGAAT atgaagaaaatgaagcacgGAGTGTCTCACAGCCTGCCAGGGCTCGAGGCAGATTTCCAGCTCATCAGTCTGACTCTGATCCATCTCACACACCACTGCATCCAGACGGTTGA
- the HFE gene encoding hereditary hemochromatosis protein isoform X1, translating to MGLFRSDKVQSTFLHQGRRPLRTDTSQGQRGPGRFHQQVLGIEESSSSGVSFPPTARKRIALARKFCLASPQPGRRLQGDLPAGPAPPPHAGGGSSGRAAAAEMSPGARRARLLLLLLLLLLFLLLQLPTVAAQRRPPRSHSLRYLFMGASVPDLGLPLFEARGYVDDQLFVSYSHESRRAEPRAQWVRTGAASQLWLQLSQSLKGWDHMFIVDFWTIMDNHNHSKVTKLGVSSESHTLQVILGCEVQEDNSTTGFWKYGYDGQNHLEFCPETLDWRAAEPKAQATKLEWEVNKIRAKQNRAYLQRDCPEQLRQLLELGRGVLDRQVPPLVKMTHHVTSAVTTLRCQALSFYPQNITMKWLKDRQPLDAEDVEPKDVLPNGDGTYQRWVALAVAPGEEQRYTCQVEHPGLDQPLTASWEAPMSGTLVVGIISGIAVCIIVLFTGILFRILRKRQASRGAMGDYVLAEYEENEARSVSQPARARGRFPAHQSDSDPSHTPLHPDG from the exons ATGGGACTATTTAGATCAGACAAGGTGCAGTCTACTTTCCTCCACCAGGGACGTCGTCCCCTTAGGACTGACACTTCCCAGGGACAGCGGGGTCCCGGAAGGTTTCACCAGCAAGTGCTTGGGATTGAGGAGAGCTCGAGTTCTGGAGTCTCTTTTCCCCCCACGGCCCGGAAAAGGATCGCACTGGCCAGGAAGTTTTGCCTGGCATCCCCGCAGCCCGGGCGGCGGCTCCAGGGTGACTTGCCGGccgggcccgcgccgccgccACACGCAGGCGGGGGCAGCTCGGGACGCGCGGCCGCAGCGGAGATGAGCCCCGGGGCGCGGCGCGCGcggctcctgctgctgctgctgctcctgctcctgttcCTGCTGCTCCAGCTGCCGACCGTGGCCGCGCAGCGGCGGCCTCCGC GATCCCATTCTCTGCGCTACCTCTTCATGGGTGCCTCAGTGCCAGACCTTGGGCTGCCCCTGTTTGAGGCCCGGGGCTATGTGGATGACCAGCTGTTCGTGTCCTACAGTCACGAGAGTCGCCGTGCAGAGCCTCGTGCCCAGTGGGTCCGGACAGGGGCTGCCAGCCAGCTGTGGCTACAGCTGAGTCAGAGCCTGAAGGGGTGGGATCACATGTTCATCGTCGACTTCTGGACCATTATGGACAATCACAACCACAGCAAGG TAACGAAGCTCGGGGTATCGTCGGAGTCCCACACCCTGCAAGTGATCCTGGGCTGTGAGGTGCAAGAGGACAACAGCACCACAGGGTTCTGGAAGTATGGGTATGACGGACAGAACCATCTGGAATTCTGCCCTGAGACGCTGGACTGGAGAGCAGCGGAGCCCAAGGCCCAGGCCACCAAGCTGGAGTGGGAAGTGAACAAGATTCGGGCCAAACAGAACAGGGCCTACCTGCAGAGGGATTGTCCTGAGCAGCTGCGGCAGCTGCTGGAGCTGGGAAGAGGGGTTCTAGACCGGCAAG TGCCCCCTCTGGTGAAGATGACTCATCATGTGACCTCGGCAGTGACCACCCTCcggtgtcaggctctgagcttctACCCCCAGAACATCACCATGAAGTGGCTGAAGGACAGGCAGCCACTGGATGCCGAGGATGTTGAGCCTAAGGATGTGCTGCCCAACGGGGATGGGACCTACCAGAGATGGGTAGCCTTGGCTGTGGCccctggggaagagcagagataCACCTGCCAGGTGGAGCACCCAGGCCTGGATCAGCCCCTCACTGCCAGTTGGG AGGCCCCGATGTCTGGCACCCTGGTCGTTGGCATCATCAGTGGGATTGCTGTTTGCATCATCGTCCTTTTTACTGGAATTCTGTTCAGAATCTTAAGAAAGAGGCAGGCTTCAA GAGGAGCCATGGGTGACTACGTGCTGGCCGAAT atgaagaaaatgaagcacgGAGTGTCTCACAGCCTGCCAGGGCTCGAGGCAGATTTCCAGCTCATCAGTCTGACTCTGATCCATCTCACACACCACTGCATCCAGACGGTTGA
- the HFE gene encoding hereditary hemochromatosis protein isoform X2, with amino-acid sequence MGLFRSDKVQSTFLHQGRRPLRTDTSQGQRGPGRFHQQVLGIEESSSSGVSFPPTARKRIALARKFCLASPQPGRRLQGDLPAGPAPPPHAGGGSSGRAAAAEMSPGARRARLLLLLLLLLLFLLLQLPTVAAQRRPPRSHSLRYLFMGASVPDLGLPLFEARGYVDDQLFVSYSHESRRAEPRAQWVRTGAASQLWLQLSQSLKGWDHMFIVDFWTIMDNHNHSKVTKLGVSSESHTLQVILGCEVQEDNSTTGFWKYGYDGQNHLEFCPETLDWRAAEPKAQATKLEWEVNKIRAKQNRAYLQRDCPEQLRQLLELGRGVLDRQVPPLVKMTHHVTSAVTTLRCQALSFYPQNITMKWLKDRQPLDAEDVEPKDVLPNGDGTYQRWVALAVAPGEEQRYTCQVEHPGLDQPLTASWGGAMGDYVLAEYEENEARSVSQPARARGRFPAHQSDSDPSHTPLHPDG; translated from the exons ATGGGACTATTTAGATCAGACAAGGTGCAGTCTACTTTCCTCCACCAGGGACGTCGTCCCCTTAGGACTGACACTTCCCAGGGACAGCGGGGTCCCGGAAGGTTTCACCAGCAAGTGCTTGGGATTGAGGAGAGCTCGAGTTCTGGAGTCTCTTTTCCCCCCACGGCCCGGAAAAGGATCGCACTGGCCAGGAAGTTTTGCCTGGCATCCCCGCAGCCCGGGCGGCGGCTCCAGGGTGACTTGCCGGccgggcccgcgccgccgccACACGCAGGCGGGGGCAGCTCGGGACGCGCGGCCGCAGCGGAGATGAGCCCCGGGGCGCGGCGCGCGcggctcctgctgctgctgctgctcctgctcctgttcCTGCTGCTCCAGCTGCCGACCGTGGCCGCGCAGCGGCGGCCTCCGC GATCCCATTCTCTGCGCTACCTCTTCATGGGTGCCTCAGTGCCAGACCTTGGGCTGCCCCTGTTTGAGGCCCGGGGCTATGTGGATGACCAGCTGTTCGTGTCCTACAGTCACGAGAGTCGCCGTGCAGAGCCTCGTGCCCAGTGGGTCCGGACAGGGGCTGCCAGCCAGCTGTGGCTACAGCTGAGTCAGAGCCTGAAGGGGTGGGATCACATGTTCATCGTCGACTTCTGGACCATTATGGACAATCACAACCACAGCAAGG TAACGAAGCTCGGGGTATCGTCGGAGTCCCACACCCTGCAAGTGATCCTGGGCTGTGAGGTGCAAGAGGACAACAGCACCACAGGGTTCTGGAAGTATGGGTATGACGGACAGAACCATCTGGAATTCTGCCCTGAGACGCTGGACTGGAGAGCAGCGGAGCCCAAGGCCCAGGCCACCAAGCTGGAGTGGGAAGTGAACAAGATTCGGGCCAAACAGAACAGGGCCTACCTGCAGAGGGATTGTCCTGAGCAGCTGCGGCAGCTGCTGGAGCTGGGAAGAGGGGTTCTAGACCGGCAAG TGCCCCCTCTGGTGAAGATGACTCATCATGTGACCTCGGCAGTGACCACCCTCcggtgtcaggctctgagcttctACCCCCAGAACATCACCATGAAGTGGCTGAAGGACAGGCAGCCACTGGATGCCGAGGATGTTGAGCCTAAGGATGTGCTGCCCAACGGGGATGGGACCTACCAGAGATGGGTAGCCTTGGCTGTGGCccctggggaagagcagagataCACCTGCCAGGTGGAGCACCCAGGCCTGGATCAGCCCCTCACTGCCAGTTGGG GAGGAGCCATGGGTGACTACGTGCTGGCCGAAT atgaagaaaatgaagcacgGAGTGTCTCACAGCCTGCCAGGGCTCGAGGCAGATTTCCAGCTCATCAGTCTGACTCTGATCCATCTCACACACCACTGCATCCAGACGGTTGA
- the HFE gene encoding hereditary hemochromatosis protein isoform X6, whose translation MGLFRSDKVQSTFLHQGRRPLRTDTSQGQRGPGRFHQQVLGIEESSSSGVSFPPTARKRIALARKFCLASPQPGRRLQGDLPAGPAPPPHAGGGSSGRAAAAEMSPGARRARLLLLLLLLLLFLLLQLPTVAAQRRPPRSHSLRYLFMGASVPDLGLPLFEARGYVDDQLFVSYSHESRRAEPRAQWVRTGAASQLWLQLSQSLKGWDHMFIVDFWTIMDNHNHSKVTKLGVSSESHTLQVILGCEVQEDNSTTGFWKYGYDGQNHLEFCPETLDWRAAEPKAQATKLEWEVNKIRAKQNRAYLQRDCPEQLRQLLELGRGVLDRQEAPMSGTLVVGIISGIAVCIIVLFTGILFRILRKRQASRGAMGDYVLAEYEENEARSVSQPARARGRFPAHQSDSDPSHTPLHPDG comes from the exons ATGGGACTATTTAGATCAGACAAGGTGCAGTCTACTTTCCTCCACCAGGGACGTCGTCCCCTTAGGACTGACACTTCCCAGGGACAGCGGGGTCCCGGAAGGTTTCACCAGCAAGTGCTTGGGATTGAGGAGAGCTCGAGTTCTGGAGTCTCTTTTCCCCCCACGGCCCGGAAAAGGATCGCACTGGCCAGGAAGTTTTGCCTGGCATCCCCGCAGCCCGGGCGGCGGCTCCAGGGTGACTTGCCGGccgggcccgcgccgccgccACACGCAGGCGGGGGCAGCTCGGGACGCGCGGCCGCAGCGGAGATGAGCCCCGGGGCGCGGCGCGCGcggctcctgctgctgctgctgctcctgctcctgttcCTGCTGCTCCAGCTGCCGACCGTGGCCGCGCAGCGGCGGCCTCCGC GATCCCATTCTCTGCGCTACCTCTTCATGGGTGCCTCAGTGCCAGACCTTGGGCTGCCCCTGTTTGAGGCCCGGGGCTATGTGGATGACCAGCTGTTCGTGTCCTACAGTCACGAGAGTCGCCGTGCAGAGCCTCGTGCCCAGTGGGTCCGGACAGGGGCTGCCAGCCAGCTGTGGCTACAGCTGAGTCAGAGCCTGAAGGGGTGGGATCACATGTTCATCGTCGACTTCTGGACCATTATGGACAATCACAACCACAGCAAGG TAACGAAGCTCGGGGTATCGTCGGAGTCCCACACCCTGCAAGTGATCCTGGGCTGTGAGGTGCAAGAGGACAACAGCACCACAGGGTTCTGGAAGTATGGGTATGACGGACAGAACCATCTGGAATTCTGCCCTGAGACGCTGGACTGGAGAGCAGCGGAGCCCAAGGCCCAGGCCACCAAGCTGGAGTGGGAAGTGAACAAGATTCGGGCCAAACAGAACAGGGCCTACCTGCAGAGGGATTGTCCTGAGCAGCTGCGGCAGCTGCTGGAGCTGGGAAGAGGGGTTCTAGACCGGCAAG AGGCCCCGATGTCTGGCACCCTGGTCGTTGGCATCATCAGTGGGATTGCTGTTTGCATCATCGTCCTTTTTACTGGAATTCTGTTCAGAATCTTAAGAAAGAGGCAGGCTTCAA GAGGAGCCATGGGTGACTACGTGCTGGCCGAAT atgaagaaaatgaagcacgGAGTGTCTCACAGCCTGCCAGGGCTCGAGGCAGATTTCCAGCTCATCAGTCTGACTCTGATCCATCTCACACACCACTGCATCCAGACGGTTGA
- the HFE gene encoding hereditary hemochromatosis protein isoform X3 — protein MGLFRSDKVQSTFLHQGRRPLRTDTSQGQRGPGRFHQQVLGIEESSSSGVSFPPTARKRIALARKFCLASPQPGRRLQGDLPAGPAPPPHAGGGSSGRAAAAEMSPGARRARLLLLLLLLLLFLLLQLPTVAAQRRPPRSHSLRYLFMGASVPDLGLPLFEARGYVDDQLFVSYSHESRRAEPRAQWVRTGAASQLWLQLSQSLKGWDHMFIVDFWTIMDNHNHSKVTKLGVSSESHTLQVILGCEVQEDNSTTGFWKYGYDGQNHLEFCPETLDWRAAEPKAQATKLEWEVNKIRAKQNRAYLQRDCPEQLRQLLELGRGVLDRQVPPLVKMTHHVTSAVTTLRCQALSFYPQNITMKWLKDRQPLDAEDVEPKDVLPNGDGTYQRWVALAVAPGEEQRYTCQVEHPGLDQPLTASWGMDGSQRPRCLAPWSLASSVGLLFASSSFLLEFCSES, from the exons ATGGGACTATTTAGATCAGACAAGGTGCAGTCTACTTTCCTCCACCAGGGACGTCGTCCCCTTAGGACTGACACTTCCCAGGGACAGCGGGGTCCCGGAAGGTTTCACCAGCAAGTGCTTGGGATTGAGGAGAGCTCGAGTTCTGGAGTCTCTTTTCCCCCCACGGCCCGGAAAAGGATCGCACTGGCCAGGAAGTTTTGCCTGGCATCCCCGCAGCCCGGGCGGCGGCTCCAGGGTGACTTGCCGGccgggcccgcgccgccgccACACGCAGGCGGGGGCAGCTCGGGACGCGCGGCCGCAGCGGAGATGAGCCCCGGGGCGCGGCGCGCGcggctcctgctgctgctgctgctcctgctcctgttcCTGCTGCTCCAGCTGCCGACCGTGGCCGCGCAGCGGCGGCCTCCGC GATCCCATTCTCTGCGCTACCTCTTCATGGGTGCCTCAGTGCCAGACCTTGGGCTGCCCCTGTTTGAGGCCCGGGGCTATGTGGATGACCAGCTGTTCGTGTCCTACAGTCACGAGAGTCGCCGTGCAGAGCCTCGTGCCCAGTGGGTCCGGACAGGGGCTGCCAGCCAGCTGTGGCTACAGCTGAGTCAGAGCCTGAAGGGGTGGGATCACATGTTCATCGTCGACTTCTGGACCATTATGGACAATCACAACCACAGCAAGG TAACGAAGCTCGGGGTATCGTCGGAGTCCCACACCCTGCAAGTGATCCTGGGCTGTGAGGTGCAAGAGGACAACAGCACCACAGGGTTCTGGAAGTATGGGTATGACGGACAGAACCATCTGGAATTCTGCCCTGAGACGCTGGACTGGAGAGCAGCGGAGCCCAAGGCCCAGGCCACCAAGCTGGAGTGGGAAGTGAACAAGATTCGGGCCAAACAGAACAGGGCCTACCTGCAGAGGGATTGTCCTGAGCAGCTGCGGCAGCTGCTGGAGCTGGGAAGAGGGGTTCTAGACCGGCAAG TGCCCCCTCTGGTGAAGATGACTCATCATGTGACCTCGGCAGTGACCACCCTCcggtgtcaggctctgagcttctACCCCCAGAACATCACCATGAAGTGGCTGAAGGACAGGCAGCCACTGGATGCCGAGGATGTTGAGCCTAAGGATGTGCTGCCCAACGGGGATGGGACCTACCAGAGATGGGTAGCCTTGGCTGTGGCccctggggaagagcagagataCACCTGCCAGGTGGAGCACCCAGGCCTGGATCAGCCCCTCACTGCCAGTTGGGGTATGGATGGGAGCCAG AGGCCCCGATGTCTGGCACCCTGGTCGTTGGCATCATCAGTGGGATTGCTGTTTGCATCATCGTCCTTTTTACTGGAATTCTGTTCAGAATCTTAA
- the HFE gene encoding hereditary hemochromatosis protein isoform X4, giving the protein MGLFRSDKVQSTFLHQGRRPLRTDTSQGQRGPGRFHQQVLGIEESSSSGVSFPPTARKRIALARKFCLASPQPGRRLQGDLPAGPAPPPHAGGGSSGRAAAAEMSPGARRARLLLLLLLLLLFLLLQLPTVAAQRRPPRSHSLRYLFMGASVPDLGLPLFEARGYVDDQLFVSYSHESRRAEPRAQWVRTGAASQLWLQLSQSLKGWDHMFIVDFWTIMDNHNHSKVTKLGVSSESHTLQVILGCEVQEDNSTTGFWKYGYDGQNHLEFCPETLDWRAAEPKAQATKLEWEVNKIRAKQNRAYLQRDCPEQLRQLLELGRGVLDRQVPPLVKMTHHVTSAVTTLRCQALSFYPQNITMKWLKDRQPLDAEDVEPKDVLPNGDGTYQRWVALAVAPGEEQRYTCQRPRCLAPWSLASSVGLLFASSSFLLEFCSES; this is encoded by the exons ATGGGACTATTTAGATCAGACAAGGTGCAGTCTACTTTCCTCCACCAGGGACGTCGTCCCCTTAGGACTGACACTTCCCAGGGACAGCGGGGTCCCGGAAGGTTTCACCAGCAAGTGCTTGGGATTGAGGAGAGCTCGAGTTCTGGAGTCTCTTTTCCCCCCACGGCCCGGAAAAGGATCGCACTGGCCAGGAAGTTTTGCCTGGCATCCCCGCAGCCCGGGCGGCGGCTCCAGGGTGACTTGCCGGccgggcccgcgccgccgccACACGCAGGCGGGGGCAGCTCGGGACGCGCGGCCGCAGCGGAGATGAGCCCCGGGGCGCGGCGCGCGcggctcctgctgctgctgctgctcctgctcctgttcCTGCTGCTCCAGCTGCCGACCGTGGCCGCGCAGCGGCGGCCTCCGC GATCCCATTCTCTGCGCTACCTCTTCATGGGTGCCTCAGTGCCAGACCTTGGGCTGCCCCTGTTTGAGGCCCGGGGCTATGTGGATGACCAGCTGTTCGTGTCCTACAGTCACGAGAGTCGCCGTGCAGAGCCTCGTGCCCAGTGGGTCCGGACAGGGGCTGCCAGCCAGCTGTGGCTACAGCTGAGTCAGAGCCTGAAGGGGTGGGATCACATGTTCATCGTCGACTTCTGGACCATTATGGACAATCACAACCACAGCAAGG TAACGAAGCTCGGGGTATCGTCGGAGTCCCACACCCTGCAAGTGATCCTGGGCTGTGAGGTGCAAGAGGACAACAGCACCACAGGGTTCTGGAAGTATGGGTATGACGGACAGAACCATCTGGAATTCTGCCCTGAGACGCTGGACTGGAGAGCAGCGGAGCCCAAGGCCCAGGCCACCAAGCTGGAGTGGGAAGTGAACAAGATTCGGGCCAAACAGAACAGGGCCTACCTGCAGAGGGATTGTCCTGAGCAGCTGCGGCAGCTGCTGGAGCTGGGAAGAGGGGTTCTAGACCGGCAAG TGCCCCCTCTGGTGAAGATGACTCATCATGTGACCTCGGCAGTGACCACCCTCcggtgtcaggctctgagcttctACCCCCAGAACATCACCATGAAGTGGCTGAAGGACAGGCAGCCACTGGATGCCGAGGATGTTGAGCCTAAGGATGTGCTGCCCAACGGGGATGGGACCTACCAGAGATGGGTAGCCTTGGCTGTGGCccctggggaagagcagagataCACCTGCCAG AGGCCCCGATGTCTGGCACCCTGGTCGTTGGCATCATCAGTGGGATTGCTGTTTGCATCATCGTCCTTTTTACTGGAATTCTGTTCAGAATCTTAA
- the H1-6 gene encoding histone H1t, giving the protein MSETVPAVAAGTALASMENPSAKKRGRKPGGIPEAAPKAPGLSVSKLIMEALSVSQERAGMSLAALKKALAAAGYDVEKNNSRIKLCLKSLVSKGTLVQTKGTGASGSFKLNKKALLPTPAKSRVKRPPSTKTKRLVLSRDSKSPKAAKTNKAKKPGGAGAQKAACSGRKAKGAKDKQPRKSPGKAPTGKPKAAKPRLNQQKVNPRKAVSKK; this is encoded by the coding sequence ATGTCTGAGACGGTTCCAGCGGTCGCAGCTGGCACTGCTTTGGCTTCTATGGAGAATCCTTCAGccaagaagagagggaggaaaccAGGGGGCATACCAGAGGCCGCCCCCAAGGCCCCAGGCCTCTCTGTGTCCAAGTTGATCATGGAAGCCCTCTCCGTGTCCCAGGAGCGAGCAGGTATGTCCCTGGCCGCGCTCAAGAAGGCGCTGGCGGCCGCCGGCTACGACGTGGAGAAGAACAACAGCCGCATCAAGCTGTGCCTCAAGAGCCTGGTGAGCAAGGGGACCCTGGTGCAGACCAAGGGCACCGGCGCCTCGGGCTCCTTCAAGCTCAACAAGAAGGCTCTTCTTCCTACACCTGCCAAGAGCAGGGTCAAGAGGCCGCCTTCCACCAAGACCAAGAGGCTGGTCTTGTCCAGGGATTCCAAGTCTCCGAAGGCTGCCAAGACCAACAAAGCCAAGAAGCCCGGGGGGGCAGGCGCACAGAAGGCTGCTTGTAGTGGCAGGAAGGCCAAAGGCGCCAAAGACAAACAGCCCCGGAAGAGCCCAGGCAAGGCCCCCACTGGGAAACCCAAGGCGGCCAAGCCCAGGCTCAACCAGCAGAAGGTCAACCCGCGGAAGGCGGTGTCCAAGAAGTGA